One Corvus moneduloides isolate bCorMon1 chromosome 21, bCorMon1.pri, whole genome shotgun sequence DNA window includes the following coding sequences:
- the RBM18 gene encoding probable RNA-binding protein 18 — translation MEPGCQALPLENASILSEGALQDGHRLWIGNLDPKITEYHLLKLLQKFGKVKQFDFLFHKSGALEGQPRGYCFVNFETKQEAEKAIQCLNGKLALSKKLVVRWAHAQVKRYDHNKNEKILPISLEPSSSTEPPQSNLSVSAKIKAIEAKLKMMAENPDAEYPAAPVYSYFKPPDKKRTTPYSRAAWKSRR, via the exons ATGGAGCCGGGCTGCCAGGCGCTGCCGCTGGAGAACGCCTCCATCCTCTCCGAGGGCGCGCTGCAGGACGGGCACCGCCTCTGGATCGGCAACCTCGACCCCAAGATCACCGA atACCACCTCCTCAAACTCCTTCAGAAGTTTGGCAAAGTAAAGCAATTTGACTTTCTCTTCCACAAGTCTGGTGCTCTGGAAGGGCAGCCGAGGGGTTACTGTTTTGTCAACTTTGAAACCAAACAG gaagcagagaaggcAATCCAGTGTCTCAATGGGAAGCTGGCCCTTTCCAAGAAATTGGTGGTGCGATGGGCACACGCACAAGTCAAG AGATATGATCAcaataaaaatgagaagatCCTTCCAATCAGTCTGGAGCCGTCTTCCAGCACAGAGCCGCCCCAATCCAACCTAAG tgtCAGTGCAAAAATAAAGGCCATTGAAGCCAAGCTGAAAATGATGGCAGAAAATCCAGACGCAGAATATCCTGCAGCACCTGTTTATTCTTACTTCAAACCACCGGATAAGAAAAGGACTACTCCTTACTCTAGAGCTGCCTGGAAATCCAGAAGATGA